Genomic window (Candidatus Methylomirabilis sp.):
GTTCGGCCCCGGATGCCACAATCGCATCAATCAGCCCCCGGTAAAACCGCGTGATATCCTGCATCAACTCTTCCGACCGCTCCCGTCCCTGGAGCTTGAGATAATCGACTCCCGCCTCGACAAAGCCAGGCAGCTCCCATAATTGGAGAAAGGGATCGTTCCGCAGCGTACTCTTGCCATCGAGTTCCGCAGCGGGCGCCGCCACCTCCCATCCCGCCTGACAGACTCGTGCGCAGCCCCGTGCGCCGCGATTGGCGGTACCGCTCAGCGCATCGTCTTCCTCGTCCGACCACTCCTTATAGACCAGGTAGCTGCTCATGATGCATTTACCGGGGCAGACGAGTCCATGAGGCATCGGCTGGAAGAGAAAGATCTCCACGTTCATGCCGACCTCCGCCTTGATCGCCTTGACCTCATCGGGCTGCAGCCGGTACGGCAGGATGATGCAACTTCCTCCGAGCGCCTTGTAAAAGCGGATGTCCTCGCGGTTGGTGACGGCGCTTCCGATACTGACGTGGATGTCAATGGTGGGGAAATGGCGTCGGACGGCCAGGATACACCCGGGATCTGAAAGGACAAACCCGGACACGCCCCAGCCGGCATACGCTTCGACCTTCTGCATAAGACGCGGCATTTCGGTGGGACCGGGCATGGCATTCAAGGCCACCTTGACCTCTCGCCCCATGGCGGCGGCTGATTCGCTAAGCTCTTTGATCTCCTCATCCGTCAGGTCCATCTGTGACGGTCGTCGGCTCCATCCGCGGGCGCCCACATAGACCGCATCTGCCCCCTCGGAAAGCGCCGTGATAGCCATTCGCTGGGTCCCGCCAGGGGCCAGCAGTTTCACCGTCTGCG
Coding sequences:
- a CDS encoding peptidase U32 family protein gives rise to the protein MGERAAEARRPPRCAGEGLTSMTLSTRTATQTVKLLAPGGTQRMAITALSEGADAVYVGARGWSRRPSQMDLTDEEIKELSESAAAMGREVKVALNAMPGPTEMPRLMQKVEAYAGWGVSGFVLSDPGCILAVRRHFPTIDIHVSIGSAVTNREDIRFYKALGGSCIILPYRLQPDEVKAIKAEVGMNVEIFLFQPMPHGLVCPGKCIMSSYLVYKEWSDEEDDALSGTANRGARGCARVCQAGWEVAAPAAELDGKSTLRNDPFLQLWELPGFVEAGVDYLKLQGRERSEELMQDITRFYRGLIDAIVASGAELSLQPFVPEWQELRKRWTMERTRRVGQLLGSVRGPQ